One part of the Elusimicrobiota bacterium genome encodes these proteins:
- a CDS encoding CNNM domain-containing protein yields the protein MAWLELGVTGVLLLLNAFFVLAEFAFIKIRPSRVQELSRKGGLTGTLVEHIFAHIDAYLATIQLGITMASLGIGWVGEPAVARLLEPLFRGLPSAWLRAASVSISFGAAFFVITLLHVVLGENVPKLVAIRRPAQWAQWTAAPLHFCHKLFYVPMALLNAMAGLVLRLTGQRSADPSETAHSDEELKIMLAQSQESGSMPLSRLLLFENLFDFGYTRVCDVMRKAPHIAFLSLSRTWEENLQVIRDKKFSRYPLCGAGLEDVRGIVHLKEVWFTEGGAAPDLARLARPAFFLAESAPLERALIEFRQKRGHLGLVRGKDGKVSGLLTLEDVVEELVGEIRDEFEPPQASVVLSDVAAPQAIDADLPAAGKEEILRRMMGALSAARPDIPAAEAWEIVWRREQTFNSALGGGVAVFHGRLPRLERPALAIGRSTHGLDFGAPDHKPVRLVFLLLTSLKEPGVHLRLLSRIAALASDETFRRNLTRAKSSGEILDVLQAFGHSRA from the coding sequence ATGGCCTGGCTGGAACTCGGCGTCACAGGCGTCCTCCTCCTCCTCAACGCGTTCTTCGTCCTCGCCGAGTTCGCCTTCATCAAGATCCGGCCCAGCCGCGTGCAGGAGCTCTCCCGCAAAGGGGGGCTCACCGGCACCCTCGTCGAACACATCTTCGCGCACATCGACGCCTACCTGGCGACGATCCAGCTCGGCATCACGATGGCCAGCCTCGGCATCGGCTGGGTCGGCGAACCGGCGGTGGCGCGGCTCCTCGAGCCCCTGTTCCGCGGGCTCCCCTCGGCCTGGCTTCGCGCGGCCAGCGTCTCCATCTCCTTCGGGGCCGCCTTCTTCGTGATCACGCTCCTGCACGTCGTGCTGGGGGAGAACGTCCCGAAGCTCGTCGCCATCCGCCGTCCGGCGCAGTGGGCGCAATGGACCGCGGCGCCGCTCCACTTCTGCCACAAGCTCTTCTACGTCCCGATGGCGCTGCTCAACGCCATGGCCGGGCTCGTCCTGCGGCTGACGGGGCAGCGGAGCGCGGATCCTTCCGAGACCGCCCACTCCGACGAGGAGCTCAAGATCATGCTCGCGCAGTCCCAGGAGAGCGGCTCGATGCCCCTCTCCCGCCTCCTGCTCTTCGAGAACCTCTTCGACTTCGGGTACACGCGCGTCTGCGACGTCATGCGCAAGGCGCCGCACATCGCGTTCCTCTCGCTCTCCCGCACCTGGGAGGAGAACCTCCAGGTCATCCGGGATAAGAAGTTCTCGCGCTACCCGCTCTGCGGCGCGGGCCTCGAGGACGTCCGCGGGATCGTGCACCTCAAGGAAGTCTGGTTCACCGAGGGCGGCGCGGCGCCGGACCTCGCGCGCCTCGCCCGCCCGGCTTTCTTCCTCGCGGAGAGCGCTCCGCTGGAGCGCGCGCTCATCGAGTTCCGCCAGAAGCGCGGCCATCTCGGCCTCGTGCGCGGCAAGGACGGGAAGGTCTCCGGTCTCCTCACCCTCGAGGACGTCGTCGAGGAGCTCGTCGGGGAGATCCGCGACGAGTTCGAGCCGCCGCAGGCGTCGGTGGTCCTCTCCGACGTCGCGGCGCCGCAGGCGATCGACGCGGACCTGCCCGCGGCCGGCAAGGAGGAGATCCTCCGGCGGATGATGGGGGCGCTCTCCGCGGCCCGTCCCGACATCCCCGCCGCCGAGGCCTGGGAGATCGTCTGGCGCCGCGAGCAGACCTTCAACTCCGCGCTCGGCGGGGGCGTCGCGGTGTTCCACGGCCGCCTCCCCAGGCTCGAACGACCGGCGCTGGCGATCGGCCGCTCGACCCACGGCCTCGATTTCGGAGCTCCCGACCACAAGCCGGTGCGTCTCGTCTTCCTCCTGCTGACCTCCCTCAAGGAACCCGGCGTGCACCTGCGCCTGCTCTCCCGCATCGCCGCGCTCGCCTCCGACGAGACCTTCCGCCGCAACCTCACCCGGGCGAAGAGCTCGGGCGAGATCCTCGACGTCCTTCAAGCCTTCGGACACAGTCGCGCCTAG
- a CDS encoding O-antigen ligase family protein, protein MTGSAHPGRDRRPDPPALLPRSAPVLCALVPLCCSPLFRDGYAVPQAAAAAVASLACFFLLRRPDAGSPRSRLDAPALALLAAAGLSAAFSLDRPLSLFGGYPDPVFSLAGLSLGVVALALGGGIAAGGLAPALRRGFVWVSVPVSLYALLQRAGLELWMPLDGLPTGGRPVSTLGSPLFLGAYLAMVLPLALETAREEGSRRVAARAALVPLLAALAATLARSAWLGAAAGALLWGALRGEGGVRRRPLALAALALLLAGGAAVSVLRPGVRAEDRWRTEAWSIAGRAFMESPVLGTGPDAFGIPYRALRGGSGALSASVGQTQAHDDLLQILATMGLLGFLAYLWLQLRLGARLLDAAGDGEAAAAGAAALAVWTAAKFTAASFSTVWPAALFAGVCAGAPGEEGPFRRRMTAGLLTAALLFGGFAALRAASADRQARRGRLARRAGLPREAAVRFERAIARRPEATVYRFELVNLLRDAADAVPAHARVELAGRARETAEEGARLRPLDADAQRLLGEAELFCARSGDVPAFARARLAFERAVELDPLYPGSHLGLAAAARALGDRAGEARELAVSAAIGAR, encoded by the coding sequence GTGACGGGATCGGCGCATCCGGGCCGCGATCGGCGCCCGGATCCGCCGGCCTTGCTTCCGCGCTCGGCGCCCGTCCTCTGCGCGCTCGTGCCGCTCTGTTGTTCTCCGCTCTTCCGCGACGGCTACGCCGTCCCCCAGGCCGCCGCCGCCGCCGTCGCGTCGCTGGCCTGCTTCTTCCTCCTTCGCCGTCCGGACGCGGGCAGCCCGCGCTCGCGGCTCGACGCTCCCGCCCTGGCGCTCCTCGCGGCCGCGGGGCTCTCCGCGGCCTTCTCCCTCGACCGGCCCCTGAGTCTGTTCGGCGGCTATCCGGACCCGGTCTTCTCCCTGGCGGGACTGTCCCTCGGCGTCGTCGCGCTCGCGCTCGGCGGCGGCATCGCCGCGGGGGGGCTCGCCCCCGCTCTGCGCCGCGGCTTCGTGTGGGTCTCCGTCCCCGTCTCGCTCTACGCGCTCCTCCAGCGCGCCGGCCTCGAGCTCTGGATGCCCCTCGACGGCCTCCCCACGGGAGGTCGGCCGGTCTCGACGTTGGGAAGCCCGCTCTTCCTCGGCGCCTATCTCGCGATGGTCCTGCCCCTCGCCCTCGAGACGGCGAGGGAGGAGGGGAGCCGTCGCGTCGCGGCCCGAGCGGCGCTCGTGCCGCTCCTCGCCGCGCTCGCCGCGACGCTCGCGCGTTCCGCCTGGCTCGGCGCCGCCGCCGGGGCCCTGCTCTGGGGAGCGCTGCGCGGGGAGGGGGGAGTCCGGAGGCGCCCGCTCGCGCTCGCGGCGCTCGCGCTCCTCCTCGCGGGAGGGGCTGCGGTCTCCGTCCTCCGTCCGGGCGTGCGCGCCGAGGACCGCTGGCGGACGGAGGCCTGGAGCATCGCCGGACGCGCCTTCATGGAGAGTCCCGTCCTGGGGACGGGGCCGGACGCGTTCGGCATCCCGTACCGGGCCCTCCGGGGCGGGAGCGGGGCGCTCAGCGCCAGCGTCGGGCAGACCCAGGCCCACGACGACCTTCTGCAGATCCTGGCGACGATGGGACTGCTCGGCTTCCTCGCCTACCTCTGGCTCCAGCTCCGGCTGGGCGCACGACTCCTCGACGCCGCCGGGGACGGGGAGGCGGCGGCGGCCGGCGCGGCCGCGCTCGCCGTCTGGACCGCCGCGAAGTTCACCGCCGCTTCGTTCTCGACCGTCTGGCCGGCCGCCCTCTTCGCCGGAGTCTGCGCGGGCGCTCCCGGGGAGGAGGGTCCCTTCCGCCGCAGGATGACGGCGGGGCTGCTCACGGCGGCGCTCCTCTTCGGAGGCTTCGCCGCGCTGCGTGCCGCTTCGGCCGACCGGCAGGCGCGGCGGGGCCGTCTCGCCCGGCGCGCCGGACTCCCGCGCGAGGCCGCGGTCCGCTTCGAGCGGGCGATCGCGCGGCGGCCGGAGGCGACCGTCTACCGCTTCGAGCTCGTGAACCTCCTGCGCGACGCGGCGGACGCCGTCCCCGCCCACGCGCGCGTCGAGCTCGCGGGGCGCGCCCGCGAGACGGCGGAGGAGGGCGCGCGCCTGCGACCGCTCGATGCCGACGCGCAGCGCCTGCTCGGAGAGGCGGAGCTCTTCTGCGCGCGCTCCGGCGACGTCCCGGCTTTCGCGCGCGCGCGGCTCGCTTTCGAGCGAGCCGTCGAACTCGACCCGCTCTATCCGGGCTCTCATCTGGGGCTCGCGGCCGCGGCCCGGGCGCTCGGAGACCGCGCGGGAGAGGCCCGGGAGCTCGCGGTCTCGGCGGCGATCGGAGCGCGGTAG
- a CDS encoding HD domain-containing phosphohydrolase — translation MSEQETAEAPPVGDASTALELFSIAGSLGSTLDLDYLLEKIGLAAERLLDSEASSIMLVTDDKKSLYFKVAGGEVGSKLKKMTLPIGQGIAGWVAQHRQPEVVVDTSKDPRFAGRFDKASGFVTRSLLAVPMVFRGELVGVAEVLNKRRGLYTPEDTTLLSSLANLAAVAISNARIVQDQKNFFSHVLELLVASIESARPRLLGHPHRSARLACAIARALGFEEYDYRMVYYAGLLHDIGYVAFRNPRLLADIGVSSPADEQHPLFSEKMLEGIRMLEGAIPIVRHHHEAFDGTGYPGKLAGTAIPRGARVLALVESVEELRMAGLDGAELVEHAKKEISSGRGSRFDPEVVDAALELLGSEDGTW, via the coding sequence ATGAGCGAGCAAGAGACCGCCGAAGCCCCGCCGGTCGGCGACGCCTCCACGGCCCTCGAGCTCTTCTCCATCGCGGGCTCGCTGGGCTCCACGCTGGACCTCGACTACCTCCTCGAGAAGATCGGCCTGGCCGCGGAGCGCCTGCTCGATTCCGAGGCGAGCTCCATCATGCTCGTCACCGACGACAAGAAGAGCCTCTACTTCAAGGTCGCCGGCGGCGAGGTGGGCTCGAAGCTCAAGAAGATGACGCTGCCCATCGGACAGGGCATCGCGGGCTGGGTCGCCCAGCACCGCCAGCCCGAGGTCGTCGTGGACACGAGCAAGGACCCGCGCTTCGCGGGCCGCTTCGACAAGGCCTCCGGCTTCGTCACCCGCTCGCTCCTCGCGGTCCCCATGGTCTTCCGCGGGGAGCTCGTGGGCGTCGCCGAGGTGCTCAACAAGCGCCGCGGGCTCTACACCCCCGAGGACACCACGCTGCTCTCGAGCCTCGCGAACCTGGCGGCGGTCGCCATCAGCAACGCGCGCATCGTGCAGGACCAGAAGAACTTCTTCTCCCACGTGCTCGAGCTCCTCGTGGCCTCCATCGAGTCCGCCCGGCCGCGCCTGCTGGGTCACCCGCACCGCTCGGCGCGGCTCGCCTGCGCGATCGCGCGGGCCCTGGGCTTCGAGGAGTACGACTACCGGATGGTCTACTACGCGGGCCTCCTCCACGACATCGGCTACGTGGCTTTCCGCAACCCGCGTCTCCTCGCCGACATCGGGGTGTCGAGCCCCGCCGACGAGCAGCATCCGCTCTTCTCGGAGAAGATGCTCGAGGGCATCCGCATGCTCGAGGGGGCGATCCCCATCGTACGCCACCACCACGAGGCCTTCGACGGCACCGGCTATCCCGGCAAGCTCGCGGGGACGGCCATCCCGCGCGGGGCCCGGGTGCTGGCCCTCGTCGAGTCGGTCGAGGAGCTGCGCATGGCGGGGCTCGACGGCGCCGAGCTCGTCGAGCACGCGAAGAAGGAGATCTCCTCCGGCCGCGGCTCGCGCTTCGATCCCGAGGTCGTGGACGCGGCGCTCGAACTCCTGGGCAGCGAGGACGGCACCTGGTGA
- a CDS encoding ATPase, T2SS/T4P/T4SS family: MAVKGLVRRKTVQEVLRERKLLPEEQIKTAEAHAAKSNVTFQQALIELKLMEKTRLLKALSEEWQVKAVDLTQMDIEKETASIIPEAVARRHLAIPFAKEESVLFIAMADPKDFFVVEDIHLRTGLEIQAYLAMPWDILGALDGVYGRGDGQVLGKLIADVTKKDKEAPPDGSGIEVQKDAPKADISEVDASAPEVEKWMNAILLGCITTKASDIHIEPFEDPTGKNSKVLLRYRVDGMLRAGPFEIPWAYRNAIAAKLKIMTNSMNITERRIPQSGRIQILAGGSPVEFRVEVIPTVYGESAVMRILDRRSVQVDINKMGFLPDTLQTFLGMLHGIGGKKNFGLILVCGPTGSGKSTTLYGALNYINRPDIKILTAENPVEYNLDGIVQVPVNPDLKLGENKKFDFAAALRSFLRLDPDVIMVGEIRDEETAHIAMEAAMTGHLVFSTIHTNDAPSSISRLTDMGLPGYMVAATMKAVLAQRLGRRICPDCKGEVDIRPEELAVFKEHGVEPPANGKLFKGAGCDSCKGTGFKGRCGFHELMVMTEAVRKMCLTDVSATSLAALVKKEGMRNIMMDGLEKVKMGMTTVREVLGGTEEEKK, from the coding sequence ATGGCCGTTAAGGGACTCGTCCGACGCAAGACCGTGCAGGAGGTCCTGCGCGAGCGCAAGCTCCTCCCCGAGGAGCAGATCAAGACCGCGGAAGCGCACGCGGCGAAGAGCAACGTCACCTTCCAGCAGGCCCTCATCGAGCTCAAGCTCATGGAGAAGACGCGCCTGCTCAAGGCGCTCTCCGAGGAGTGGCAGGTCAAGGCCGTCGACCTGACCCAGATGGACATCGAGAAGGAGACCGCCTCCATCATCCCCGAGGCCGTCGCCCGACGCCACCTCGCCATCCCCTTCGCGAAAGAGGAGTCGGTCCTCTTCATCGCGATGGCCGACCCCAAGGACTTCTTCGTCGTCGAGGACATCCACCTGCGCACCGGGCTCGAGATCCAGGCCTACCTCGCGATGCCCTGGGACATCCTCGGGGCCCTCGACGGCGTCTACGGGCGCGGGGACGGCCAGGTGCTCGGCAAGCTCATCGCCGACGTCACGAAGAAGGACAAGGAAGCCCCTCCGGACGGCTCCGGCATCGAGGTGCAGAAGGACGCCCCCAAGGCCGACATCTCCGAGGTCGACGCGAGCGCCCCCGAGGTCGAGAAGTGGATGAACGCCATCCTGCTCGGCTGCATCACGACCAAGGCCTCGGACATCCACATCGAGCCCTTCGAGGACCCCACCGGCAAGAACTCGAAGGTCCTCCTGCGCTACCGCGTCGACGGCATGCTGCGCGCCGGGCCCTTCGAGATCCCCTGGGCCTACCGCAACGCCATCGCGGCCAAGCTCAAGATCATGACGAACTCGATGAACATCACCGAGCGCCGCATCCCGCAGTCGGGCCGCATCCAGATCCTCGCGGGGGGCAGCCCGGTCGAGTTCCGCGTCGAGGTCATCCCCACGGTCTACGGCGAGTCGGCGGTCATGCGTATCCTCGACCGCCGCTCCGTGCAGGTGGACATCAACAAGATGGGCTTCCTGCCCGACACCCTGCAGACCTTCCTGGGCATGCTCCACGGCATCGGCGGCAAGAAGAACTTCGGCCTCATCCTCGTCTGCGGTCCGACGGGCTCGGGCAAGTCCACGACGCTCTACGGCGCGCTCAACTACATCAACCGCCCGGACATCAAGATCCTCACCGCCGAGAACCCCGTCGAGTACAACCTCGACGGCATCGTCCAGGTGCCGGTGAACCCGGACCTCAAGCTCGGCGAGAACAAGAAGTTCGACTTCGCGGCCGCGCTGCGCTCGTTTTTGCGCCTCGACCCCGACGTCATCATGGTCGGCGAGATCCGCGACGAGGAGACGGCCCACATCGCGATGGAAGCCGCGATGACCGGCCACCTCGTCTTCTCGACCATCCACACCAACGACGCTCCGTCCTCGATCAGCCGCCTCACCGACATGGGCCTGCCCGGCTACATGGTCGCGGCGACCATGAAGGCGGTGCTCGCCCAACGCCTGGGCCGGCGCATCTGCCCCGACTGCAAGGGGGAGGTGGACATCCGGCCCGAGGAGCTCGCCGTCTTCAAGGAACACGGGGTGGAGCCCCCGGCCAACGGCAAGCTGTTCAAGGGCGCCGGCTGCGACTCCTGCAAGGGCACCGGCTTCAAAGGCCGCTGCGGCTTCCACGAGCTCATGGTCATGACCGAGGCGGTCCGGAAGATGTGCCTCACGGACGTCTCCGCCACCTCCCTCGCGGCGCTCGTCAAGAAAGAGGGCATGCGCAACATCATGATGGACGGCCTCGAGAAGGTGAAGATGGGGATGACGACGGTGCGCGAGGTGCTCGGCGGCACCGAGGAGGAGAAGAAATGA
- a CDS encoding DUF192 domain-containing protein, producing the protein MELADGLRSRLVGLLGRSALGRGEGLWLVPCSQVHMFFMRFPIDVVFLDAKGRVLQVVRELRPWRVSPWVRGAHSALELPAGGAAGVVDAGDVLEMR; encoded by the coding sequence GTGGAGCTTGCCGACGGCCTGCGCAGCCGTCTCGTCGGCCTGCTCGGGCGGAGCGCGCTGGGACGCGGGGAAGGACTCTGGCTCGTCCCCTGTTCCCAGGTCCACATGTTCTTCATGCGCTTCCCCATCGACGTCGTCTTTCTCGACGCGAAGGGACGGGTGCTGCAGGTCGTGCGGGAGCTGAGGCCCTGGCGGGTCTCTCCCTGGGTGCGCGGCGCGCACAGCGCGCTCGAGCTCCCCGCCGGCGGCGCCGCCGGGGTCGTGGACGCCGGAGACGTTCTGGAGATGCGGTGA
- a CDS encoding serine protease produces the protein MLRILALALLAAVPASAGFQKASIYLPENLPAKPTGFERAYGATIGLSIPNDGRICTGTPVSSDGYLLTNLHCVLHCLEDKGWFKDGRATLEQGENYKIVRIAATARKPKDTVCENLVWDEGDVYAANGRVVLLGSAKANFSEEKVGELPETVVEAVYANMHDFALLKYELPAPAACIPAAPASPSAGAEVWGIGYPSFTMRYDGFDSSGYKKHIAYGRVRGAIREDPYLQGLVAGDIPWRRLDRVYSQPDLLMSDLDTMGGNSGGPLLDSSGRLVGLTWGIVASSSEKHLKATALGLRVEALRRDIGAALGEARVKQVFACPQEAAAAAPARAAFSVPSVLNGAGPLPHRIDFDGGRRP, from the coding sequence GTGCTCAGGATCCTCGCGCTCGCCCTCCTCGCGGCCGTCCCTGCGTCGGCGGGCTTCCAGAAGGCCAGCATCTATCTGCCCGAGAATCTCCCGGCGAAGCCGACCGGCTTCGAGCGCGCCTACGGGGCGACGATCGGCCTCAGCATCCCCAACGACGGCCGCATCTGCACCGGGACCCCGGTCTCCAGCGACGGCTACCTCCTGACGAACCTGCACTGCGTCCTGCACTGCCTCGAGGACAAGGGCTGGTTCAAGGACGGGCGGGCGACGCTCGAGCAGGGGGAGAATTACAAGATCGTCCGCATCGCCGCTACAGCCCGAAAGCCGAAGGACACGGTCTGCGAGAATCTGGTCTGGGACGAGGGGGACGTCTACGCGGCCAACGGCCGCGTGGTCCTCCTCGGGAGCGCGAAGGCCAACTTCAGCGAGGAGAAGGTCGGGGAGCTCCCCGAGACCGTCGTCGAGGCCGTCTACGCGAACATGCACGACTTCGCTCTGCTCAAGTACGAGCTTCCGGCGCCGGCGGCGTGCATCCCGGCCGCGCCGGCCTCTCCCTCGGCGGGCGCCGAAGTGTGGGGCATCGGCTACCCCAGCTTCACGATGCGCTACGACGGCTTCGATTCCTCCGGCTACAAGAAGCACATCGCCTACGGGCGGGTCCGCGGCGCCATCCGCGAGGATCCCTATCTGCAGGGGCTCGTCGCCGGAGACATCCCCTGGAGGCGGCTCGACCGGGTCTACTCCCAGCCCGACCTGCTCATGTCCGACCTCGACACGATGGGCGGCAACAGCGGCGGGCCGCTGCTCGACTCCTCGGGCCGACTCGTCGGCCTCACCTGGGGCATCGTGGCGAGCTCCTCGGAGAAGCACCTGAAGGCGACCGCGCTCGGCCTGCGCGTCGAGGCCCTCCGGCGGGACATCGGCGCGGCGCTCGGCGAGGCGCGCGTGAAGCAGGTCTTCGCCTGTCCGCAGGAAGCCGCTGCGGCGGCCCCGGCGCGCGCGGCGTTCTCCGTCCCTTCCGTCTTGAACGGTGCGGGGCCGCTCCCGCACCGCATCGACTTCGACGGTGGGCGCCGGCCCTGA